CCGCGGGTTTCGATCGCATGCTGGGCAGGGTGAACGGGCGTCAGCTCGTAGTTCCTTTGAGCGGTGGGCTCGACTCCCGATTGCTCAGTGCGCGCTTGCATTCGATCGGCTACGACAACGTCGTGAACTTCACGTACGGACGTCCGGGGTCGAGCGAGATCGCCGTGAGCAAGCGCGTGGCGGAATTACTCGAACAGCCCTGGCACTTCGTGCCGTACGAGCCAACAGAAATCGCGCACGCGTGGGCGACTGAGGAGGCTGGCCGGTTCATCGAATACGGCCACTCGGCCAGCGCGGTTCCGCACGTTCAGGACTGGTATGCGCTGTCGGTTCTGAAGCAGCGCGGGGTGCTCGATGCCGACGCCGTTATCTTGCCGGGGCACACCGTGGTCGGTAACATCAACGCGCCCGGGCTGTTGGATGAGCCCGGCCTGGTGAGCCGCGAGCAAATGAAGGAGGTTCTCGCGGACTACCACTTCTCGCTGCTTGGGCGTAGCCGCGAGGTGCTTGCCCATCCCGAAATCGACGCGCTCCTCGAGCGCTTTCTGGCGGACATCGAGTACGACGGCACGCCCCGATCACGTGCCACGGCGATGGAATACTTCAACGTTGCCGAGCGCCAGGCGAAGTACATCAACAACTCGGTGCGTGTCTACGAATTCTTCGGCTTCGACTGGGCACTGCCCATGCTCGACACGGAGATGTACCTGATGTGGCAGTCGCTTGACATCGACATCACTCGAGATCGCAGCTGGTATCAGAACTATGTCGACCAGGTCTTCGCCGCGCAGACCGGAACGGAAATCGGTTACTTCGCGCCGACGTCTGTGCGAGAGTCGACACGGGGTGCCGTCAAGTCGGTGCTACGGGCGGTGGGCCTGGAGGAGGCCGCCCAGCGGGTGCTCACGACGCGCGCCGTACTGCATCATCACATGACGTTCAATCGCTTGATCGGGCCGATGAGCCAGGCTCAGCTCGGCTGGCGGACTTTGCGCGGCCAGTCACTGGTCGGCATCTACGGTCAGCTCTTTCTCCGAGACGCCTGGAATCCGTATACGCGCGTGTTCCATTGAGGCACTGGTCGCTTGGACCCATGCGGTCAGGCGCTAGGCTCGAATCCATGCGTGTTCTCAGCGTGGTCGGTGCCCGCCCGCAGTTTGTCAAACTGGCTCCGATTGCGCGCGCTATGGCCGGCCGCGCCGAGCACATCGTGGTGCACACCGGCCAGCATTATGACGAACTGATGTCAGATGTGTTTTTCAGGGATCTCGGCATTCCGGCCCCGGACGTCAACCTCGCGATCGGGTCGGGTAGGCACGGCGAGCAGACCGGCGCCATGCTGCGCGCCATCGAACCGGTTTTCGAGCGCTACCAGCCGGACTGGATCTTGGTCTACGGCGACACGAATTCCACGTTGGCTGCGGCCGTTGCGGCCGTGAAGTTGCATCTGCCAGTGGCTCATCTCGAGGCTGGGCTGCGGTCATTCAATCGACGGATGCCCGAAGAACATAATCGCGTACTCACGGACCACGCGGCAGACCTTCTGCTTGCTCCGACCGAGGTGGCGATGTCTCACCTGCGCGACGAGGGACTGGCCGCGCGCAGCGTTCTCGTTGGAGACGTCATGACCGACGTATTGTTCCGGGTGCGTGACTTCGTCTCTGCCGCGCCTCG
The Rathayibacter sp. SW19 DNA segment above includes these coding regions:
- a CDS encoding asparagine synthetase B family protein, whose protein sequence is MEHSSVRPGRRIYVRGYPQSNGRDVNFAATAGPISAEDVAGWAGSFAVIVIDATEITLITDQIRSVPVFYRRTERGWWVGDDPEAVLDGCRVIDVEAARWFPHAGFVTGSRTLFAGLSQVRAGELVVLNGEPPYEATQRLYRRFSYSQTQPNRPDEVKSRFDTAFTAGFDRMLGRVNGRQLVVPLSGGLDSRLLSARLHSIGYDNVVNFTYGRPGSSEIAVSKRVAELLEQPWHFVPYEPTEIAHAWATEEAGRFIEYGHSASAVPHVQDWYALSVLKQRGVLDADAVILPGHTVVGNINAPGLLDEPGLVSREQMKEVLADYHFSLLGRSREVLAHPEIDALLERFLADIEYDGTPRSRATAMEYFNVAERQAKYINNSVRVYEFFGFDWALPMLDTEMYLMWQSLDIDITRDRSWYQNYVDQVFAAQTGTEIGYFAPTSVRESTRGAVKSVLRAVGLEEAAQRVLTTRAVLHHHMTFNRLIGPMSQAQLGWRTLRGQSLVGIYGQLFLRDAWNPYTRVFH
- the wecB gene encoding non-hydrolyzing UDP-N-acetylglucosamine 2-epimerase; amino-acid sequence: MRVLSVVGARPQFVKLAPIARAMAGRAEHIVVHTGQHYDELMSDVFFRDLGIPAPDVNLAIGSGRHGEQTGAMLRAIEPVFERYQPDWILVYGDTNSTLAAAVAAVKLHLPVAHLEAGLRSFNRRMPEEHNRVLTDHAADLLLAPTEVAMSHLRDEGLAARSVLVGDVMTDVLFRVRDFVSAAPRLLPEGVRPGDYYVATIHRPDNTDDPERLREIVKQLAAVDRPVALLVHPRLAHAAADQGIDLAQGAIRPTAPLAYPELVHAVMHSVGVVTDSGGLQKEAFLLRVPCTTVRPETEWVETVELGWNVLVGSELQRITASVSRPWPADTDAAPYGDGHAARRVVTALDEHC